From the Deinococcus hopiensis KR-140 genome, one window contains:
- a CDS encoding substrate-binding periplasmic protein produces the protein MKALTRRWRLIVLCAGIFGGISSQAHARNLADIVKARSIKVGILTDVPSLNQASGNKRIGFEVALMDKFAKSLKISVVWVKTDSKSIKNDLTSNKIDLLLPQRELLSSPLPSGISNSAPYYCSGAVILTRDTAIKNSSGLLDKKIAIQPGKSYFDYLKRLSLEKNANVGRDVNTTILDLIYKNADVVIVDKLAALQAIGVYPKANLKMSHLLWATQFNALVNSKDTTLVEAFNRFIKKIVDTGEYEQLSQPYFAESVRCSGY, from the coding sequence ATGAAGGCTTTAACTCGTAGGTGGAGATTGATAGTTCTCTGCGCTGGTATTTTCGGTGGTATCTCGAGTCAAGCTCATGCACGCAATTTAGCTGATATTGTTAAAGCTCGGAGCATCAAGGTAGGAATTCTTACAGATGTACCAAGTTTAAATCAAGCTAGCGGTAACAAGAGGATAGGATTTGAAGTGGCACTTATGGATAAGTTTGCAAAGAGCTTAAAAATAAGCGTAGTATGGGTTAAAACAGATTCAAAGAGTATCAAAAATGATCTTACCAGCAATAAAATAGACTTACTACTTCCTCAAAGAGAACTATTGTCGTCTCCCTTGCCCTCTGGAATCAGTAACAGCGCGCCCTACTATTGCAGTGGCGCTGTCATTTTGACCAGAGATACAGCTATCAAAAACAGCAGTGGTCTTCTCGATAAGAAAATTGCAATACAACCGGGAAAGTCATATTTTGACTATCTTAAGCGCTTATCTTTAGAAAAGAATGCAAATGTTGGCCGAGACGTCAATACTACTATCCTAGATTTGATATATAAAAATGCAGATGTCGTCATTGTGGACAAACTGGCAGCACTTCAAGCTATAGGCGTCTACCCGAAGGCGAACTTGAAGATGAGCCATCTTCTATGGGCCACTCAATTTAATGCCTTAGTCAATTCTAAGGACACTACTTTAGTGGAAGCTTTTAACAGATTCATTAAAAAAATTGTAGATACAGGAGAATATGAGCAGTTGTCACAGCCTTATTTCGCTGAAAGCGTGCGTTGTTCTGGATATTGA
- a CDS encoding GH32 C-terminal domain-containing protein, whose product MTLLFIGLLTSCGTIQNQPESRSEESRVGVTPRLAAQALTERYRPQYHFTPQVNWMNDPNGLVYYAGEYHLFYQYNPSGTKWGNMSWGHAVSTDLVHWQELPVAISHDANEAIFSGSAVVDVNNTSGFGNPASPAMVAVYTSANKATGKQTQALAYSLDKGRTWTKYANNPVIDINSSEFRDPKVQWYAPTQSWLMTVSMSVDHKVRFYTSKDLKKWDLLSEFGPAGATGGVWECPDLFPLRVDGTGPQKWVLVVNINPGGIAGGSAAQYFIGNFDGTRFIADDQGPYTPPTGTVFQNFEQSTFGSWTTTGTAFGPGPETGSVNSQNPVTGIDGTRFANSYHGYDPSIGTLTSPSFTVNSRYLNFKVGGGNHPYVPGSRPSNLAGTVLADFNGTSYGTWTTSGEAFGTRPASGALPGQQTITGYTGAGLVNTFIRGDATTGTLTSPSFNINKGYINFLIGGGANPWGSANPTAINLIVDSQVVRTATGTNAETLTWASWDVRNLAGQNAQIQIVDQNTGQWGHINLDHVVLTDGVIYEDFDGMNYRGWTATGEAFGTRPATGALPNQQAVTGYVGSGLVNTYVRGDASVGTLTSPNFTLSKGYINFLIGGGAYPWGGANPTALNLIIDGKVVRSATGKNAEALAWTSWDVREFAGRNAQFQVVDQNTGQWGHINLDHLLFSDSPVEGQSTETAVNLLVGGNVVQSVTGSNSENLDWASFNLSQYQGQQAQIQIVDRNTSGWGHILADQFVFADSASMSSLQRVNWVDWGKDYYAAIAWENNPDGKRYMIGWMNNWNYGELIPTSIWRGAMSIPREMALKTINGKIKLIQQPVQTLNSLRQTPSFVASNLSIASGARSLGTGANNTTSTIEATFSLGQAKKFGIKVRTAESEETTIGYDAVTQEVYVDRTRSGDVAFSPDFPGIQRAPLAPVNGKVKLRIMVDWSSVEVFGGEGETVITDQIFPSPTSQGVQVFSEGATTVLDRLELWQMNSYR is encoded by the coding sequence CAACTGGATGAACGACCCGAATGGACTCGTGTATTACGCGGGTGAGTATCACCTCTTCTATCAATACAACCCGAGCGGCACCAAATGGGGCAACATGAGTTGGGGGCATGCAGTCAGCACAGACTTGGTGCACTGGCAGGAACTGCCAGTGGCCATCTCCCACGATGCCAATGAGGCCATTTTCTCGGGCAGCGCTGTCGTTGATGTAAACAATACTTCTGGATTCGGCAACCCTGCCAGTCCTGCGATGGTTGCCGTTTACACAAGTGCTAACAAAGCCACTGGCAAGCAGACGCAGGCGCTGGCCTATAGCCTGGACAAAGGCCGTACTTGGACAAAGTACGCCAATAACCCTGTGATTGACATCAATTCTTCGGAATTTCGCGATCCGAAAGTGCAGTGGTACGCGCCTACACAAAGCTGGTTGATGACCGTCTCCATGTCCGTCGATCACAAGGTCCGCTTCTACACTTCCAAAGACTTGAAGAAGTGGGATCTGCTCAGCGAGTTTGGCCCAGCCGGAGCGACAGGGGGCGTCTGGGAATGTCCTGACCTCTTCCCATTGCGCGTCGACGGTACTGGTCCACAGAAGTGGGTGCTGGTCGTAAATATTAATCCGGGTGGAATCGCCGGTGGTTCCGCAGCACAGTACTTCATAGGCAACTTTGATGGGACGCGGTTCATAGCGGACGATCAGGGCCCTTATACTCCGCCAACTGGGACAGTCTTCCAGAATTTTGAGCAGAGCACCTTCGGATCTTGGACCACCACAGGTACAGCCTTTGGTCCTGGACCAGAGACCGGCAGTGTCAACAGCCAAAACCCTGTAACAGGCATAGATGGTACCCGTTTTGCAAACAGCTATCACGGGTATGATCCTTCCATAGGCACGCTCACTTCACCCTCGTTCACTGTCAACAGCCGATACCTTAATTTTAAAGTTGGCGGTGGAAATCATCCCTATGTGCCGGGTAGTCGTCCTTCCAACTTAGCGGGAACGGTGCTCGCAGACTTTAATGGAACAAGTTATGGCACCTGGACCACCAGTGGTGAAGCGTTTGGTACACGTCCAGCCTCAGGTGCCCTTCCCGGCCAGCAGACCATTACTGGCTATACCGGTGCAGGACTTGTCAACACTTTTATCCGGGGTGACGCCACCACAGGTACCCTCACTTCACCCAGCTTCAACATCAACAAGGGCTACATCAACTTTCTGATTGGCGGTGGGGCAAACCCCTGGGGGAGCGCAAATCCAACAGCGATCAATCTGATCGTTGATAGTCAAGTGGTTCGCACTGCCACTGGAACAAACGCTGAAACCTTGACCTGGGCGTCATGGGATGTCCGCAACCTGGCAGGTCAAAATGCTCAGATTCAAATTGTGGATCAAAACACGGGCCAGTGGGGTCACATCAATCTTGACCATGTTGTGCTCACCGACGGAGTGATTTACGAGGACTTCGATGGAATGAACTACCGGGGTTGGACCGCCACCGGAGAAGCGTTTGGAACGCGTCCTGCAACGGGTGCCTTACCTAATCAGCAAGCCGTTACCGGCTATGTCGGCTCTGGGCTTGTAAACACTTATGTTCGTGGAGACGCCTCCGTAGGTACGCTGACATCCCCTAACTTCACCCTTAGCAAAGGCTACATCAACTTTCTGATTGGTGGTGGAGCCTATCCCTGGGGAGGTGCAAATCCAACGGCCCTCAATCTGATCATCGACGGCAAGGTCGTACGCAGTGCCACAGGAAAAAACGCCGAAGCGCTGGCATGGACTTCATGGGATGTTCGGGAGTTTGCAGGTCGGAATGCGCAATTTCAGGTGGTCGATCAGAACACAGGCCAGTGGGGTCATATCAACCTTGATCACCTTCTCTTTTCCGACTCTCCCGTTGAAGGACAGTCGACGGAGACAGCGGTCAACCTGCTTGTGGGGGGTAACGTCGTTCAGAGTGTCACAGGGTCGAACAGCGAGAATCTCGACTGGGCAAGCTTCAACCTCAGTCAGTACCAAGGCCAGCAAGCTCAGATACAAATTGTTGACCGAAACACCAGTGGTTGGGGACATATTCTCGCTGATCAGTTTGTATTCGCTGACAGTGCATCCATGTCGAGCTTGCAGCGAGTCAACTGGGTCGACTGGGGGAAAGACTATTATGCGGCGATTGCTTGGGAGAACAACCCTGACGGCAAACGTTACATGATTGGATGGATGAACAACTGGAACTACGGCGAGCTTATTCCAACTTCTATCTGGCGCGGAGCCATGAGCATTCCCCGCGAAATGGCACTGAAAACTATCAATGGAAAAATCAAGCTTATTCAGCAACCGGTACAAACCCTCAATAGTCTCCGACAGACGCCTTCTTTCGTGGCCAGTAATCTCAGCATTGCTAGTGGTGCGAGAAGTCTTGGTACTGGGGCAAATAACACCACCAGTACGATCGAAGCAACGTTTTCACTGGGCCAGGCGAAGAAATTTGGCATTAAAGTTCGCACTGCCGAAAGCGAAGAAACTACCATAGGATATGACGCGGTGACGCAGGAAGTTTATGTCGACCGTACCCGTTCTGGTGACGTCGCTTTCAGTCCTGATTTCCCTGGAATACAGCGTGCACCCCTCGCCCCAGTAAATGGAAAGGTCAAACTTCGTATTATGGTGGACTGGTCTTCTGTGGAAGTCTTCGGTGGTGAAGGAGAGACTGTAATCACTGATCAGATCTTCCCTAGTCCTACCAGTCAAGGTGTTCAAGTCTTTTCCGAGGGGGCCACTACTGTCCTTGATCGGCTCGAGCTCTGGCAGATGAATTCGTACCGTTAA